From the Coffea eugenioides isolate CCC68of chromosome 1, Ceug_1.0, whole genome shotgun sequence genome, the window GCGGGCGCAGTTTGGGTACGCCGCCCGGCGGGAACTTCTGTAGGACTCAAGTACTActagtaataaaaaaaaaattacatatatagaTACAGATTCTATATCTATATAGAGATACAGTCTAGACTACTAATACTTAATGGCTGGTAGATTTTGTGGCATTTAAGTTGAGAGAGATTTATTTTGATTGGGAGGCCACATGATTTGTTTGATTCTTTACTTTGCTCGTAATAAAAACTTTCTTGTGCtagaaattgattttttttttgtccagtTGCAATTTAATTGACCATTTTACTAGTATTCGATTCAATAAATTCTTTTGGTTGGCTTGCGTATCACATGTTCAAAATTTGATTGGACCAGGAATGTTTGAGGAATTGTAGTTTGAATAAATCCATCATGTTATTAGTTTGATTATGGTAATGATTTTTGTAGtctaataataaaataaaataatatatatggtCTTTTAACTGAAGTGGGGTGGGGGGAGCACATCAattggtcttttttttttggtgagaaAAATGCAATGGATGTCAATATCAATAAATTCTTGGGGTCATTACTATAAtttggtttttgtttttgaaggaTAATTTGGTTTCCTCTGCTGTTGAAATGTACATGACCGACGAAGGTGTAAAGTAGAGTTTGGGAAATTACCAGATTGAAGAAGAATTAGGAGCAGTGAGGAGAGTTGTCAATTGTCATGGTCGTGGTGGGTTGGCATGTGGTTTTTATGAGATGTCGGGGGCGGGGTCCCGATTCCTGGGATGTATGACGTATGTACTATGTAGTGTAGTACATTTTTCGTGCGCAGGTGACGGACGGCAGTGAGTAAGCTGGGTGTTGTTTTTCCCTTTTGGAGTTTGGTGAGTATGTAAAGAGTAGTGACAACTTTACATGGCCATCCATCACCCTTCGCGGGCACCAAATTTGTTTGTTCCTTTTTTTGCTTTGTCTTCCATCTTAGCATATGCGTTAAAATGTGCAAAACATAAAAATCTTAATttgaatcaaacaaaaaaaaaaaaaaaaaaaaaaaggccttCTAAAATGTCGAATTCGACGATGCAGAAAATCAATCACCATTCATCATCATGTATTGTAGacaattaacattcaaaaaaatattaattctAATCCTAGTGAGAGTACCAGCCAATTTCACATATTTGGATCCTaccccgtttggattagttgtttttggaaatgtttttaaaaaattttactgtagcagtgTATATGGAAAAATATttactataaaaaatttttgaaatatttgatgtattatatggatgagatgtttttaaaattattattatattactattgcattatatttgaaaaacttgtttttgaaaaaatgaccaATCCAACTTTTTGATACCGAGCGAGGGATTATACTAGAAGATGAATGGATTGGATGGCACGAAAGATGAGTGTAAGTGTGAAGTATTGTGTTCAAAACCTTCCatatacattaaaaaaaataaatatactttTTGTACTAGTTGGCATGTAACGAAAAATACCCTCATATTGGCctcacatttttttttgaagagCTTCACGAGGGTTGTGGCACTTGAGAATTTGCTTCAAACTATAAAGTAGTACTAAAAAAGATTGTATGGTAGGGGACAGCTGGAGATGCCCTTTCCACTATCAGCAACTTTGCTCACATTTTCTTCTCCCGTCCCAATTGTTTGATTGCAGAAATGCGCATTAAATGATACTACTGTTGTTGATCTTTCTTTGTATTGGTCTGAAGGGGATAACAAAAAATTCGACACAAATAATTCAAATGTAAAGCGATCGATCGAGTTTAAGTTACCTGGAGTGGAAAagcatgcttttttttttttttttccaaaaaaaaaggaagaatctAAATTGGGTTAACCAAACTGGACTCTACTAAGATGCTCATCATCTGAACCCAAAAGGCCGGGGTGCCCCGTACTGAATCTTCATTAACTGAGAGAAatagcttttttctttttatttttggagggaCTGAGAGAAGTAGCTTTAATTAGCCTTCATTTTGCCAGAAGAATAAATGAATTTGAGCGGAATCTTCCTGCTTTGCTTGGACGGAGGTTGAGATCGTAGGAGTTGAACTTTCAGTTACTTTTATCTGTTGCTGATAACATATTTGACAAAAAACatagggagaaaaaaaaaaagaaaaaagagagaacttCAGACATCATCTAGCCTTGTACAAACAAGTACTTTGACAAGCAGATACTTCAAGAACATGCTTTCCAGTCAGAATTacaaatttgatttatttgataatGAATATATCACTAATTTAcatgaacatcaattaagaTCTGTTCCATGATTCATGGATTGTAATGCTACATCATATTTCTCGTTATTCTGTGCTAAGACCGCAGACTGGGAGACAAGTTCCAGGGAAAAAGGTTGCCTCACCATGTACGCCTTAGACTTGGGATTCCTGTTCATGACTAAACATCGATATATTTTGACTGCTGTCCTCTTCTTGTGTTTGCAATGCAGACTCATTTTACTCTTCCGCGGAAGGGTCGACCCAGCGTCCGTTGTCTTTAATTAGCTGGATCAAAGCATCAGTTGCTTGCTCCATGGCAATACCTCGTTTTACCACCGTCTGATCAAATGAAGGGACCATCAAATTCATCAAACAGtttattttgtatataacttgTTGATCATCTTGAACCATCATACTAGCCATCAGCCATGTACGGTACAAACATGATGGATGCAAAGCATAAATATTTATGGTTCGTGAAGCAAATGTTTTGTTCGTGGGGTATGAAAGTGAAGGTACCTTCCCAACATAAAGATCGATCTTTCCAGGAGCACCACCAACATAACCAAAATCTGCATCAGCCATCTCTCCAGGTCCATTCACAATGCAACCCATAATTGCAATCTACAAGAAGAGATCGAGTTGAATAGGCAAAATTAATTTGGTATACCCAAGAGTGAGAGGCACTAATTGCTAAAATCTAGCGATAGAGTGCTAAGGTACTCACCGAAACACCAGGCAAATGTGATGTCTTCTCTCTTATTTCTGCACTTATCTCTTGAAGGTCAAACAAGGTTCGCCCACATGATGGGCATGACACATATTCCTGGTACAGAAATTGCACATTTGTGACGTAAAGAGGTAAGTCTGAGATACGCATTGTTTATTGTTCAGAATCATTTCAAAAATGAAATCCCCACCGTCTTTGTATTACGCATTCTGCAACCTTGCAGCAAATTGAATGATGTATTTCTGAGAAATTCGAAGTCCTGTTCAGGGGCTTCCAACAAGACTCCATCTCCAAGACCATCTACCAAAAGGGCTCCGGCATTGCTCCCAGCGCCAATGACCAAATCATCCCTGCCAAGGAGTAGGAGAAACGTGGTTCAAAAATCTAGCCCAGGTTCATCTTAGTCAACTAATCTTAGTTCCATGATACCTGTGGATTGCTCTaggaaattgaatgtgatgaaTGACAGGGAAGTCGAGGGAGTTTTCAGAAAGATACTCAAAAAGCCTGCACAGTTTAGATTTAGCAGTCAATCCCAGACAATGGGTTACAATTTAGGGTAGTTACTAAAGAACAACATTGTCCACTCAGCACCAACAATATAAGCACATGCAAAGTCCATTAATATCCCTGTGGCCAGCACAGTCAACTGAGTCATTATTTGAGCATATTAATATGGATGCATAGAGACAGTTGCAAACTGTTGTTTATTCCTCATACTTTATCGGCCTCAACAAGCTGACGACTAGTATTGTGCAGTTTTTATTAATCTGATACAACTTTACCTCCTAGCAGCATGAACTCTGCCAATCTTTTCATCTGTATAGGTTATGTCATGAAGAATCATTGTGGCATCAGTGCTCTTGAGGATTTCCAACTCTTCTTTGGGTTCATCACCGCGTACAGAGACAACCAAGCGTgttcctgaaaaaaaaaatagttgttAACATAACCCAACTACTGGCTATATGAAGTTAATGAGCAAAAGGAGAAAACATGCCTTCAGGGAGAAGCTTGTGTGCTCCACTTGATAGTTCCTTTAGAGTAACCAAAACCATGGCATATGGCAGAGGTTTTGTTAACTGCTCTGACAAAGGTGTTATAACACCCATGCTTATGTCTATCAACCTTTTGAGAGCTAATCTCTGGTCATAATATAGGGAACAATCAAATCATTCTTAAACTTGGAATGACATTACAGCAGATGCAACAAATTTAGAACCACAAGGTCCAAGGATCAAGATGATGCAAGTTCCTAGAAAGGTAAATGATACTAAATGCACAACTGCACAACATTAAAAACACTGATATTATCAGACTAAAAAGAAGTGGTCCTTACTGCATCGTTATCATCAACAGGAGGAAGCTCTCTCAATAAAATTGAGTCAACAGTCGCAAGATCCTGTGACAACATATAACTTCGTTTAAAATCTCAATATATATCTAACATAGGTTAATTATTTAACGCAATAAAAGTATTTGGGAAAGGACCTTAAATGGCATGCCAACTACAAGTTTTGCCGCTAAAGATCTGTACAGAAGTTCAGGTGTCtgataaaaatgaacaaaaaatttaTCAGAAGCAGTCAAATACAAAGTAAAGAACATAAAGGCGAATAACAGTAAAATTTCCAAAAGCAAACTATCAATCAGACCTTTAATTGATCCAAAGAAACGGACACGAGAACAGATCCATCACGATGGAGGACACCCCTATAATCCACCTCTTCACCCTATTGATTACACGTTCAGGTTTATCAGTTTGGCAGTCCAGATAAGACAAAGAGAAGGCTCAACATGTACATTGACAAATATACTTCAAATTTCTCTCACCTCCTTCTGCACTGGCAGTTGACCTGTTCGGCGTTGGAAATCAAAATATCGCCTGTGTTTTTCTTCAAATGGTTCCTGATGAATACCAGGTACATTAGTTTGTCAAGTATTTCAAAGATCAACTTTAAAGACTTcaactttttcttgttttaacctacCACTCCTTGCTGAAGTTCGGCTGCTCTTGTACCAAGGTTTGCCAGCCTTCGACAGGGATCTATCTCCTCCTCTGGGGGTTCCGTAAGGGAAACTCTGATTGTATCACCCAAACCATCCTGCATAGTAAAAACAATTTTACCATCTAAATCTCCTACAGACCTAGTCACACGAATAATAATGGTGGACAACACCATAGGTAACACAGTAATGCACACTGCAGGTTTCATTTGCTGTTGCACAATCTTCTAGAATAAAACCTTAAAGACAAAATCCCAGCAATAGATAGCTGTAGAACTGAAATTTACTTTTCATGTTGAACTTGATTCAGCAGGGTCGACAACAAATGAGATGCCTCATCAACTAGGATAGAAATAAATTATCGTAAGTACCTGAAGAAGTGTTCCGATACCAATTGCAGATTTCATCCGTCCATCCTCTCCCTCACCAGCTTCAGTAACTCCCAAGTGCAATGGGTAATCCCATCCTAGAACATACATTTCAGCTATAAGAAGTCGGTATGCTTCAACCATGATAACAGGGTTGCTTGCCTTCATTGAAAACACAAAGTTGTGGAAGTCCAACTTCCTACAAATCCTAGCAAACTCAAATGCAGATTCAACCTGTTACAAAGGCAAAAATCCTATTACTACATATGGAAGGATGTATCAAGAGAGACCGGTAAAATGATCAAATCTCTGCTCACCATTCCCCTTGGCGAATCGCCATAGTAACTCATTATACGATCTGAAAGGCTGCCATGGTTGGTACCAATGCGCATTGCCCTTCCATATTGCTTACATTTCTCAACCAGTGGAGTGAAGACCTGAATAAAATAGAAGTTGCATAGGTAAATGTCAAAAAATTGCAGTCTAACAGCACCTCAAGATAGCAGCAAATTCAGGGTTTAAAGAAGTAACCAACACCTGAAAATAGCATCCTAAGTACAAGACAAGTAGCTTTGTTAGTTTAAGGCTGATGTTTATCATCTTCAGACAGATGGAGGCATGGATAAACTTGAGAAAGAAAACTAGATGTTGGTTCTAGAAAATGGTAGTTATGGGCAACAATGCACCCTGCACCTATTTGCTGTTTTCAACAAATGATGTCCCCCCAAAACATAATATCTCACTAGCGCAGTGCATGTTTCCAGAGAGAAACACAAGTAGGCATAAAACACCAGTGGAAGAAAGCAGAATATATTAGTAGCAGCATTATCCAACAAATGTTTCTAATCATACTAAATAGAAATGGTTGACTTTTGATTGTTAACACCCCCTCTTCCACCCAGAAAAAAAACTTTGCATTTTTCTCAAGCATCAAATAGAATAGAGAAAGGGTTAGCCTTATATAGTGTATATGAAACCAATAGGAGAAAAGCAGTCAAGAAAAGAATCTGAACAGATCTATTATCCCACTTATTTCTTAATACTCTTATGTTCCCCTTTGAAATCCCCAGGATCTGTAAAATTTCTCAATATCCATGAGCAAGATGAGTGATAAACATCATAAAGTCTATCAGTCATCACAAAAATTGTTGGGCAGTATGACCTGCTCAATATGCTCAATTTCTTTCTGATATTCATCTTCTGTGTACTCCAGCTGCTCAAACTGGGCTCGCCTGTCAGCTGGAAGGAACATCCTGTCAGATTAAAGTAAGAAAACATTTGAACCTGCCTGTGGAATAGTTGTTAGGGAAAGTACCAAAGTTTCCTGGGTTGACACGAATTTTGTCAAAGCATTCTGCAACTCGCAGCGCAACAGAAGGAGCAAAATGAATGTCCGCCACAAGAGGGATATTATAGCTGCAAAATATATCATGTAATGAAATCTAGTCTTCTCATACCAATTGAAGATATACATTCTCACAAATTATGAACTTATTCTGAGACGTACTTCTTTTGGACAAGAGTGTTTTTAATGTCATAACATGCATCTGCCTCTCTCTTCCCTTGAACTGTTATTCGAACTAAGTCTGCTCCTTTATCAGCTATCCCCATCACCTACAACAAGTAACACTTAACCTGAGGACAAGTGCTTCAGTGGACATCATTAAAGGATGACAAGCATGCCATTGCTTCCAAACTATCAAAAACAAGTTAACTGCTTCAATTGTTTGTCACTCCTAGTTTATGGCCAAATTTATGTTCTAAAAAGTTTCAGCTTATATAAACAGTTCAAAAAATCAATTGCAATTCAAACTGCAGCATTCTTCATTCTAGAAATGTTAAGCTTAGATGCACACAAACTTTTAGAGGAGATGCGAAGAGTACAATAGGTGATTACACTCATGCTTCGTTTTACAGATTGTCTCTACTTTAAGAAAAAGATGTGTTCTTAATTCAGATTAGCTCTGCCATCTGGTTTCATTTCCAAATCCCATTGTCGAGAGCAGAGAAAAGTTGCTAACATCCAgcaagttttcttttttctcccgcAAAGTTTTATTGCTTGATAAACCCTATAAAAACCCCTATAAGTTTAAGTACCCCCAATCACACCTAGTAAACAATGCAAGTCAAGACTCAATCAAAGCAAATCCAAAATGGAACATGGCCATCTATACACAGACATCAACCAGATTCTTCTTCGTTTTCTTCATTCCCACTTTGTTTGTTTGGCTGAGGGGGGGAATGGGCCCATAAGATGAATGAGCTTTTAAATACGCCAAATATATACAGCTTGCTCTCCATATCAAGTCGTATCACTGAATAAAAATGTATTACAGAAAACCATCATGGAAGCAGAAATAAATAGCACCTGTTCAACTGTTCCAGCAACATCTTTAGTGTCTGTTGTAGTCATGGTTTGAACTCGTATAGGATGCTCACTACCGAGAGCCACGTTGCCAACCATCACTGTGCGAGTTTTTCTCCTGATAGTTTTGTGCACAGACTCACAATATTTTTGTCTGGGAACTACAATAAGAAATTTGTTATCAGACTTCGATGCAGGCAAGCACAATTACAGTCAACCAAACTTTCTGCTTTCCCACCATcaggaaaacattcaaaagaaaatcaaatctTGATGAGTGATTTAATTTTCATGTAGCTACCCAAAAATTTCTTAGTTCTCAAGCAAATTATTGTAGGTCCCAGcaattaaaaccaaaaaatttacTGGGTCTGTTTAGGGATAGGgacatctaaattaattaagcaAGTAAACTGCGAATATAAATTTTCACAAAACTCCATCTTAGCATAGtccattttgaaaaattatacctAATAGTGGACTCCCTTCTGATGCAGGCTGAAGCTCAACAATTTCCTGTCCaggatttgaattttttattacGGAAACCTTGGTTCGACGAAATTTAACCCTTTGAGTGTTGGAAACTCTAACAAACTCCATGCTTTTTGCAAAACCCAGTCCATTTTCCCTGCTCTTTAGACCTGTAAAAGAAGCCGGAACTGCTCCAGTCGCCATTTTATCTCCAAAGTCTGAACCTTTTCCCCTCCTAAACCATCAAAACAAAGGAACTCCATTACTTTTAGCCCAAAAATTTACCTTGCGctcaattaaacatgtaaaaccCATTAAATTCTGTAAAATGGTTTTTATTTGAAACTTAAAATCAAGCTTAAAACAATCAAATTCACAGAAACCTTCAACCccacaaaagaagcttgcatcAAAAATAACTTCAGCAAAGGACAACTGCTGAGAAAAAACTTACCAGAATCTGAAAAAACTGTGCTAAATAGCTAATCAAAAAAATGTATGATCTTAAGACAAAGCCCCTCTTATTATGAAGCTTGATTCCGTTGGAGATGGAAGAGTCGAGAGGGGGAAAAAGGACAGTAAATTTTGGTGGCTGGAGGAGTTTTGAGAGGAGGAAAAATCAGCAACGGGTTTCAGACAAATTTGGAGGCTTGGACTGTACTTATATTATTCAGTAGAGTTGTCAGTCAGCAAAAGGTACCCACCACAGAAGAGGACAAAAAGTATTGGTGCCCATCCAAATTCCAAAAGATGCTGGGAATCAAAAGTTGTTAGACGCAGTACGTTATGTCCTTGTATCCTGGCTTAATTGGATTTTGACCCTTGATAAATGTTGGAGCAAGAAAATTAATTGCCAAATGCCAATTGCATGTTTAGTATATTTACTATACTAGCATACTCAATAATGGTGGACTGTTCAAATGAACAACTCaatttaaatcaaaaaaatatttagattaaaaatgcaaaagaatgttaaaaaaaaaaaccctggACCTATCATATCTAGTCGCGATTCAAAGAAATTAAAGTATATGtaagaaatataataaaaattagcTCATTCTTTAGTTAGAATATAAATTGGTCTCAGAATTCTTCACCTATTTATCATAACTTAGaaatattgtatttttttttatttttgcatgaCTGCATTGTCTCACTTGTTAGTATTGTAAAATCTTTAGGgagcattttttgaaaaatttgttctaCATTTTAGGTTTAGAAGTGGTAATAATTAATAACTACAGCATTACGAAgagaaaggagaaagaaagagcgTATTTAAACACCTTATTCTGCATTTTAATCAAAttatgattttttaaaatttatttgttattattattatttttttggtacTACAAAAACGTAACCGGTAGTTGGGGAAAAGAAATTAACTCAAGGGGAAAATCTAAGGCATAATAGAAACACAAGGGGACAACTGCAGCATTTCAAGGTATCCTTAAGCCTACATCGAGGAATATTctatatataaattttatatatactgacaACAACgcatataatattcatttatttaaTGCTCACAGTATATAAGAAATGTACGAAAGCATATTTCAATTGCAGGAAGGCGCCTGAAAAGAGCGGAAATAACAGCAAAATCCACATCGTGGAGCACGAGGGAAGTTGACGCGGCGCATTCTAATTGGTTTCTGTGGCAACTCCGTGACGTGTTGTTCTCCTCCTCTTGTCGGATCCAGAGTGTTACTCAATCGTATCCTGGCAATAAATATTGTACTATTTTTGTTTACTGATGCGAGATAAACAAATTAGAACCAAAAGTTTTATTGAAGCCGCCAACCATCTATTTTGGTCCACACACGTGATTGTTGAGCCTtcaggtttttcttttttttttttggggtgaacCTTCAAGATTAACCTTTATTTAACCTTGAAAATCATTCATGGGTATTATGTGTTTCCGTTGTTCAATTTCTCTTTGTATTTCTCTTTCATGGGTATTTTGTCCCTCCAAGTTAAATTTTTTAAGTCAATTCATGTCAGCAGTAAATAGTGAAAATGATATAAACAACAGACCAGGGAAATAGTAGTAAATAGCTGTTACTTCCTCAGAGCTTCCCTTCAGTCAGCAATTGCCTAGACGGTGAAGTTTTATGAGTCTCCCCTTTAAGTTGAGTGAGACTCTCTTTGGTGTGTCCTGAGTGTAGTTTAGCTTTTTCCTTGTAAATGTCTGTTGTTGAAAAAAACAGACCAGGGGATCGATCCCTTGACCAGTCAGTTGGGGTGGAAAGGAAATGGGGAGGGGTGAAgggattaaaagaaaaaaaaaacttgatactAAGCAATGGACGATTAAAAACATATTCACCATCGAGTGATACTAGTTAATTACTAGCATACAATAGAAGTATCAGCAGGCTAAGAAATACACTTGGTAAAAGGAACCAAAACAGTGAAGCAAATTTGTTCTAAGACGGTAGACAACAAGTGATGCAAGAGTAGAGCAGATGGTGGTTCAGTATCTATTAATTCTTTTTGATCTAATTGAATCATCCCCTAAAATAGATGCGAGCAGGAGTTGAGTAAATGATAACGATtgacaacaacaaaaaaaaaaaaagagaagaaagtgaTGTGAGCCAACCATTTGGCTTGAGCAATAATACATGGAATGCGCGCAACACGTTGTCCTCGCAAATATATGAAAAAACGAGTTGTTGTCcacgttctttttttttttttttggcttaggGATATCCcacaaatatataaaaaaagagTTGTCCCtgagtttcttttttttaattttttttatttagaaataTCCCAACCTTTTGGTTGGACTAATCCACTAAGGTTGTGTAAAACTTTTTTTACTTAGAATTATTTCAATCTTTTGATTGGACTAATCTTCGAAGATTGTGTAAAGTCTTGCTTCAAAAATATATAGTGAAATATTCATCAATCACGAGATGTGTTGATAATTATTAGATTACGTAATTAGTCGAACTGCCAGTGAGGCAGGTGGTTAGCACATTGGACCAGCTTTTTATCTCGTGTGTGATGTAATTTAACCTTTTGTTAGTAATAAAGATCTATTCTCGTTCTTCCAATCACAACCCAATGGTCATcaacaaatatatataatttattgtttgatacttttttttttttgatcaaCAAATTTATTGTTTGATACTTGAATCCTTGGAAAAGTATAAAGTTAAGAAAATCACATATCTCAACGTCGTCAAATTCATCGACTCAACTTGCGGCTGCTGCcgataattttttattttttgcagcAACAATTTTCTGCTTCTGCCCACACAACATTTTATACTTCGTCCAGTCGGTCAAAGCATATGACTGACCGCTAGCCCTTGTTGACTTCACTACtatattttgttttttcttcttgctctttcccttttttttttttcctcctcctccttcttcagTTAGCTTCAAAGGTAGAAGGGCTGAATTATGAGAGTTAATtctaatataaaaaataaaaggttCTTCATTCAACTCGCGGACCATGTGGCATTGCAGGATGCAGACAGGTCCCTCGTTCATTATTGAATGCGAGCAACCTCACAtctaatttttttaaagtttttttttgggAGCGGGGGGTGGGGTaggaaaactttttttttttttttttttttttaaagtttctCTGACTGTGGCTGTCAATAAAGATCCGGGCAACTGGGCAACACCTAATCTTGGCACCATGCGCCCTTGGGATAATAAATAAATGCTCACACAGTAGATGTAGGTCCAGCTTGTCCTTCTTTATAACCTGAAAAATCTTGCATCTGCAAATGGTTGGCCCGTCGGCCGAGGCCTTCGAACGATTGAACGTGCGCCCAGCACACGCTAGTCACAAAGTTGCAATTTTTGGCAGGCCTGGTAAGTGGGTAGGTAGGACTTTAGTCAAATCCGACGTTtaaatttgtttaattattttaccGACTcttaacaatttttatttaaatttaactTATTTATTTACTAAATCAAtcttgatcaatttttttttatccaatttAAATGTTATCAAATATAAAACTCTattcaattttgatttaattagttGATAAACCTCTCTTGAACGAACTCTTGCCAAACGATCGATCTTGATTCAAGTACCACATTTTCCAACCTTATGACTAGGGGATGGAGAGGTTTACAAATAATATTATATCGTATTGCTAACACGAATTAGTCTAGAGTTGAAAATTACAAATAGATCCTCATCAAAAGATACGATTCCATTCCGATCCCATTTGCTCACATTTTGCAGATGGACTCCATCAAAGCCAAACTGATCAAGTTTTGTAACGCTCACAGCAACATGAAAGCCACACCAGTTACTACAAGTAAAAACAAGAATGCGCTTTCCACATTTGATGTCAAAATTATGCCACGAAGCATTAGAACACGACTACTTTCTAATTAGATTGCATGTTGAATCAACCCATATCCCTTCCCCACAACCTAGGCAAAAACAGATGGTGACCAGAGAAGACTGGCCGAGTTGCATTCAATCTCATCAGAACCAATGCCTCGGAAATTTGGATAATACTCTTCTCAGGGGTTAGAATCAAGCGTCTTGACATCAAAGATTGCATCAACGAGTTCATCTTATTTGTTCACTACGATATGTATTTATCATGCTGCTCCTGAAGAAGACTGGCCGAAGACTTTGCATCCAGATATAGGGAGTTCACTTCCTCAAGATCCGCCTGTCAATTTATCAGCAGTATTAGTTTCCACCATGACAACTACTTTGTTTGCAATTGCAAATGGAGAACTCATAACAAATTCGAGTTGATTCCGATCCCAGCTGACAAATAAATGAGCCAACATTTGACTGCTAAAATACCTTGCATATATTGTCACGACCATTCATTTTAGCTACGACACTGGCCGGTGATAACAATTGAACTGCATGCCTGAGGAAAAGGAATTTTTTGAGTTAAGTACGCATACCCAGGAATTATCTAAAACCAAAACAAATCCTCCAGAAGGGTTCATAGAGACCTCAAAGATGCTCGCTGTCCTATCTCTCCAAGGAAAGCCAGGCTTTCTTCATCAATTACCAGTTCCTCTACCTGTGCACGGACTGCTAATATCTGGCCAAACATCACAACAGCTACGTATCAATGTAAAAAAGTCATGATGTTCTATTAGCAGAAATAACTTTGTAAAAAAATAGCTGTCATAGAACCTGTATCATCTCAGCTGGACCATACGTTTCAGTCCGTATAATCACTAATCTGTCAAGTAAGTCGATGGGTATGCCATGAGGGCTTGTCATATCT encodes:
- the LOC113778767 gene encoding 4-hydroxy-3-methylbut-2-en-1-yl diphosphate synthase (ferredoxin), chloroplastic; the encoded protein is MATGAVPASFTGLKSRENGLGFAKSMEFVRVSNTQRVKFRRTKVSVIKNSNPGQEIVELQPASEGSPLLVPRQKYCESVHKTIRRKTRTVMVGNVALGSEHPIRVQTMTTTDTKDVAGTVEQVMGIADKGADLVRITVQGKREADACYDIKNTLVQKNYNIPLVADIHFAPSVALRVAECFDKIRVNPGNFADRRAQFEQLEYTEDEYQKEIEHIEQVFTPLVEKCKQYGRAMRIGTNHGSLSDRIMSYYGDSPRGMVESAFEFARICRKLDFHNFVFSMKASNPVIMVEAYRLLIAEMYVLGWDYPLHLGVTEAGEGEDGRMKSAIGIGTLLQDGLGDTIRVSLTEPPEEEIDPCRRLANLGTRAAELQQGVEPFEEKHRRYFDFQRRTGQLPVQKEGEEVDYRGVLHRDGSVLVSVSLDQLKTPELLYRSLAAKLVVGMPFKDLATVDSILLRELPPVDDNDARLALKRLIDISMGVITPLSEQLTKPLPYAMVLVTLKELSSGAHKLLPEGTRLVVSVRGDEPKEELEILKSTDATMILHDITYTDEKIGRVHAARRLFEYLSENSLDFPVIHHIQFPRAIHRDDLVIGAGSNAGALLVDGLGDGVLLEAPEQDFEFLRNTSFNLLQGCRMRNTKTEYVSCPSCGRTLFDLQEISAEIREKTSHLPGVSIAIMGCIVNGPGEMADADFGYVGGAPGKIDLYVGKTVVKRGIAMEQATDALIQLIKDNGRWVDPSAEE